One genomic region from Sphingomicrobium aestuariivivum encodes:
- a CDS encoding VOC family protein → MFSHVMVGADDLETSKAFYEAIFAALGGKPGVSDPKGRTSWLHKGAVFMLTKPIDGEPASCGNGMTIGFQCDSAEMVHAWHEAGVAAGGTAIEDPPGIRQNPFGQLYLAYLRDPAGNKLCGLYREPRK, encoded by the coding sequence ATGTTCAGCCATGTGATGGTCGGTGCCGACGACCTCGAGACGTCCAAGGCCTTTTACGAGGCGATCTTCGCGGCGCTGGGCGGCAAGCCCGGGGTGAGCGATCCCAAGGGGCGGACGAGCTGGCTGCACAAGGGCGCGGTGTTCATGCTCACCAAGCCGATCGACGGCGAACCGGCAAGCTGCGGTAATGGGATGACCATCGGCTTCCAGTGCGACAGCGCCGAGATGGTGCACGCCTGGCACGAGGCCGGCGTCGCTGCGGGTGGCACCGCGATCGAGGATCCGCCCGGCATCCGCCAGAACCCCTTTGGCCAACTCTATCTCGCCTATCTTCGCGATCCCGCCGGCAACAAGCTGTGCGGGCTCTATCGGGAACCGAGAAAATGA
- the fghA gene encoding S-formylglutathione hydrolase, with amino-acid sequence MTIEAVDSWVSHGGRQGVYRHQSEATGTGMTFSVFVPPHRAGTQLPVLTYLSGLTCTHANVTEKGEYRAACAEAGIVFVAPDTSPRGEGVPDDSKGHWDFGLGAGFYVDATEKPYARNYRMWSYVTEELPALVAEHFPVDLHAHSIMGHSMGGHGALVAALREPGKYRSVSAFAPIVHPMKVPWGKKAFELYLGENQKDWRQYDAVALIEDGAHRGEILVDVGTEDPFLHEQLCPEALESACGGAGIPLNLRRQSGYDHSYYFISSFMADHVAWHAQRLKGTA; translated from the coding sequence ATGACGATCGAGGCGGTCGACAGCTGGGTCAGCCACGGCGGGCGTCAGGGCGTCTATCGCCACCAGAGCGAGGCGACGGGCACCGGGATGACCTTCTCGGTCTTCGTGCCGCCGCACCGTGCGGGCACGCAATTGCCGGTGCTGACCTACCTCTCGGGGCTGACCTGCACCCATGCCAATGTCACCGAGAAGGGAGAATATCGCGCCGCCTGCGCTGAAGCCGGCATCGTCTTCGTCGCGCCCGACACGAGCCCGCGGGGCGAGGGCGTTCCCGACGATTCGAAGGGGCATTGGGATTTCGGGCTGGGCGCCGGCTTCTATGTCGATGCGACCGAGAAGCCCTATGCGCGCAACTATCGCATGTGGAGCTACGTCACCGAGGAACTGCCCGCGCTTGTCGCGGAGCATTTTCCCGTCGACCTCCACGCCCATTCGATCATGGGCCATTCGATGGGCGGGCATGGCGCGCTGGTCGCCGCGCTGCGCGAGCCGGGCAAATATCGCTCGGTCTCGGCCTTCGCGCCGATCGTCCATCCGATGAAGGTGCCGTGGGGGAAGAAGGCGTTCGAACTCTATCTCGGCGAGAACCAGAAGGACTGGCGCCAATATGATGCGGTCGCACTGATCGAAGATGGTGCGCATCGCGGCGAGATCCTCGTCGATGTCGGCACCGAGGACCCGTTCCTGCACGAACAGCTCTGCCCCGAGGCACTCGAAAGTGCGTGCGGCGGGGCGGGCATTCCCCTTAACCTTCGTCGCCAGTCGGGCTACGACCACAGCTATTATTTCATCTCCAGCTTCATGGCCGACCATGTCGCCTGGCACGCACAGCGTCTGAAAGGGACCGCATGA
- a CDS encoding universal stress protein codes for MKTILLHVQADPAVAKRVETALAIARAVDAHLEVLHVTSEDAAAVFQSFGGIDPDRSAERAFDAGEDALEAAVKKELSNEDIQWDYQRVTGSTAGSIVAKAALADLVLAGRLPRNGDSKSAAITVLGDVLMNSASPVFLRGDERDCFDPKGPCVIGWDGSFEVANAVRGGIDLIRQASQVHVVRVTEDGEEVPAGLYPVTDVLEYLSRNGVKAEYTRIAEVDGKVSKTLIDFAEDKGAEMLVVGGYGRSRLGEKLFGGTTHALLKACPIGLMVAH; via the coding sequence ATGAAAACCATCCTCCTCCACGTCCAGGCCGATCCGGCGGTCGCCAAGCGGGTCGAGACCGCGCTCGCCATCGCCCGCGCGGTGGATGCACATCTCGAGGTGCTGCACGTAACGAGCGAGGATGCGGCAGCGGTGTTCCAGAGCTTCGGCGGGATCGACCCCGACCGCTCGGCCGAGCGTGCGTTCGACGCCGGCGAAGATGCGCTCGAGGCAGCGGTGAAGAAGGAATTGTCCAACGAGGACATCCAGTGGGATTACCAGCGCGTGACCGGCTCGACCGCGGGCTCGATCGTCGCCAAGGCGGCGCTCGCCGATCTCGTTTTGGCGGGGCGCCTGCCGCGCAACGGTGACAGCAAGAGCGCGGCGATCACCGTGCTCGGCGATGTCCTCATGAACTCGGCCAGCCCCGTGTTCCTGCGCGGCGACGAACGCGACTGCTTCGATCCCAAGGGCCCGTGCGTGATCGGCTGGGACGGCAGCTTCGAAGTCGCCAATGCGGTGCGCGGCGGCATCGACCTCATCCGCCAGGCGAGCCAAGTGCATGTCGTGCGGGTCACCGAGGATGGCGAGGAAGTGCCCGCGGGGCTCTATCCTGTCACCGACGTGCTCGAATATCTCAGCCGCAACGGGGTGAAGGCCGAATACACCCGCATCGCTGAAGTGGACGGCAAGGTGTCGAAGACGCTGATCGACTTTGCCGAGGACAAGGGCGCCGAGATGCTCGTCGTCGGCGGCTACGGCCGCTCGCGGCTCGGCGAGAAGCTGTTCGGCGGCACCACCCATGCGCTGCTGAAGGCCTGCCCGATCGGGCTGATGGTCGCCCACTAG
- a CDS encoding cupin domain-containing protein, whose amino-acid sequence MIVSLLLLAGAHPLPDPLAAGWEGEPVCKLLHEDERQRVLECRFAPGVGHERHYHARHFGYALSGGRMRLTDARGTREVDLATGSHFASEGTEWHEVLNVGDTEVAYLIVEPKD is encoded by the coding sequence ATGATCGTATCGCTGTTGCTGCTCGCGGGCGCCCACCCGCTGCCCGATCCGCTCGCCGCCGGCTGGGAGGGCGAGCCTGTCTGCAAGCTCCTCCACGAGGATGAGCGCCAGCGCGTGCTCGAATGCCGCTTCGCGCCGGGCGTCGGCCACGAGCGCCACTATCACGCGCGCCATTTCGGCTATGCGCTGTCGGGCGGGCGGATGCGGCTCACCGACGCGCGGGGCACGCGCGAGGTCGACCTTGCCACCGGCAGCCATTTCGCCAGCGAAGGGACCGAATGGCATGAGGTGCTCAATGTCGGCGACACCGAGGTCGCCTATCTGATCGTCGAGCCCAAGGACTAG
- a CDS encoding phage holin family protein, protein MVRMLVQALLSLVANAVGLLAAAAFLDGFSIGGMAFVVAVGIFTLVTIVMGPLILKTALASARYLVGGIALVTTLVGLLLTEWLSDGIEIDGAVTLVLATLIVWVFSVLANVLLPLILFRKVLEQHRD, encoded by the coding sequence ATGGTCAGGATGCTGGTACAGGCGCTGCTGTCGCTGGTCGCCAATGCGGTGGGCCTGCTCGCCGCCGCGGCCTTTCTCGACGGTTTCTCGATCGGCGGCATGGCCTTCGTCGTGGCGGTCGGGATCTTCACGCTGGTGACGATCGTGATGGGCCCGCTCATCCTCAAGACCGCGCTCGCGAGCGCGCGCTATCTCGTCGGCGGGATCGCGCTGGTGACGACGCTGGTAGGGCTCTTGCTGACCGAGTGGCTGTCGGACGGGATCGAGATCGACGGGGCGGTGACGCTCGTCCTCGCGACGTTGATCGTCTGGGTCTTCTCGGTGCTCGCCAATGTGCTCCTGCCGCTCATCCTGTTCAGGAAAGTGCTCGAACAGCATCGCGACTGA
- the recJ gene encoding single-stranded-DNA-specific exonuclease RecJ, with product MTDLDIRQSLSGQPWRWRYKGGDDLRRDLTDQLLLARGIEEADLPRHRAPRLRDFLPDPSSFRDMDRAASRLADAIERQETIAVFGDYDVDGATSAALLARLFRQLGTEPMLYIPDRLMEGYGPSGAALVKLKEQGADLCITVDCGAQAFDALDEAANAGLEVIVCDHHKCDAKLPTAHSVINPNRLDETETGAAHGHLAAVGMAFILGAALLRELRKRGRFVDGTPEPDLLPLLDLVALGTVADVAKLQTLNRAFVTQGLKIMAGQRNIGLTALARVAGLKKAPASRDLGFALGPRINAGGRVGEADLGVRLLTTEDMPEAEEIAARLDRYNEERRAIEAAVTDAALEAAREQADSPVICVAGQGWHPGVVGIVASRLKDRFKRPALVIGLDEDGMGKGSGRSISGVDLGAAILAARDSGLLVAGGGHAMAAGVTVAPDGTNALHAYLSERLGSAVETARAGRALIIDAMLSAGGVAGSLCDRIEAAGPYGAGWPAPRVAVGPVRLLNVGVVGNGHVRLRAVGDDQRGFKAIAFRAADTEWGQALLGARPDQRFWLAGVMKRDEWTGGDAAEMHLEDAAYA from the coding sequence ATGACCGACCTCGACATCCGCCAGAGCCTGTCGGGCCAGCCATGGCGCTGGCGCTACAAGGGCGGCGACGACCTGCGCCGCGACCTCACCGACCAGCTCCTGCTCGCGCGCGGGATCGAGGAAGCCGACCTGCCGCGTCATCGTGCCCCCCGCTTGCGCGACTTCCTGCCCGACCCCTCCTCCTTCCGCGACATGGACCGCGCCGCCAGCCGCCTCGCGGACGCCATCGAGAGGCAAGAGACCATCGCCGTCTTCGGCGACTATGACGTCGATGGTGCAACCTCCGCCGCGCTCCTCGCCCGCCTGTTCCGCCAGCTCGGCACCGAGCCCATGCTCTACATCCCCGACCGTTTGATGGAGGGCTATGGTCCCTCGGGCGCCGCGCTGGTGAAGCTAAAGGAACAGGGCGCCGACCTGTGCATCACCGTCGATTGCGGCGCGCAGGCCTTCGACGCGCTCGACGAGGCCGCGAACGCGGGGCTCGAGGTCATCGTCTGCGACCACCACAAGTGCGACGCGAAGCTCCCCACCGCGCATAGTGTCATCAACCCCAACCGGCTCGACGAGACCGAGACGGGCGCGGCCCACGGCCATCTCGCCGCCGTGGGCATGGCCTTCATCCTTGGCGCCGCGCTGCTGCGCGAGCTGAGGAAGCGCGGCCGCTTTGTCGACGGCACCCCCGAGCCCGACCTCCTGCCGCTGCTCGACCTCGTCGCCTTGGGCACGGTTGCCGACGTTGCCAAGCTCCAGACCCTCAATCGCGCCTTCGTGACGCAAGGGCTCAAGATCATGGCGGGCCAGCGCAACATCGGCCTCACCGCCCTCGCCCGCGTCGCGGGCCTCAAGAAGGCCCCCGCATCGCGCGACCTCGGCTTTGCCCTCGGCCCCCGCATCAACGCGGGCGGGCGTGTCGGCGAGGCCGATCTCGGCGTCCGCCTCCTCACCACCGAGGACATGCCCGAGGCCGAGGAAATCGCCGCCCGCCTCGACCGCTACAACGAGGAACGCCGCGCCATCGAGGCCGCCGTCACCGACGCCGCGCTCGAGGCCGCGCGGGAACAGGCCGACAGCCCCGTCATCTGTGTCGCGGGCCAGGGCTGGCATCCCGGCGTCGTCGGCATCGTCGCCAGCCGCCTGAAGGACCGTTTCAAGCGCCCCGCGCTGGTCATCGGGCTCGACGAGGACGGCATGGGCAAGGGCTCGGGCCGCTCCATCTCGGGTGTCGACCTCGGCGCCGCCATCCTCGCCGCGCGCGATTCGGGGCTGCTGGTCGCGGGCGGTGGCCATGCGATGGCCGCGGGCGTCACGGTCGCCCCGGACGGCACCAACGCGCTCCACGCCTATCTCTCCGAGCGGCTTGGCTCGGCCGTCGAGACCGCGCGCGCGGGCCGCGCCCTCATCATCGACGCCATGCTGTCCGCAGGCGGCGTTGCAGGCAGCCTGTGCGACCGTATCGAGGCCGCCGGCCCCTATGGCGCCGGCTGGCCCGCCCCACGCGTCGCGGTGGGTCCCGTGCGGCTCCTCAACGTCGGCGTGGTGGGCAACGGCCATGTCCGCCTGCGCGCGGTCGGCGATGACCAGCGCGGCTTCAAGGCGATCGCCTTCCGCGCCGCCGATACCGAATGGGGCCAGGCCCTCCTCGGCGCCCGTCCCGACCAGCGATTTTGGCTCGCGGGCGTGATGAAACGGGACGAATGGACGGGGGGCGATGCCGCCGAAATGCACCTCGAAGATGCGGCCTACGCATAA
- a CDS encoding PH domain-containing protein → MTGTGGTSQLEPTLDTPLAAPEEPRRERLHPLSLVAGLGAVIKQAWAALAGAIFFISQGRWEIGILLVAASTLGTLGAIAVRLFSFSYRVEEDEIDIASGVLNRTQRSIPFDRVQDVNIEQNPLARLVGLARVKLETGASAGAKDEDGVLDSITLERAAALRDRIRSHRAGLARPVTTAGVDLPAVEEQASSPVFTMDSRRLLLFSMFSFSLAIVGALFGIMQTYGDALGIDPFDADWWQSNFERIGWLERLVMANQAFTVLLGLATLFLTGMVTGLIRVFPRDWGFRLERTETGFRRRRGLFTLTDVVLPLKRVQAAIIRTGPLRSRLGYSGLSIQSLARDSGAGGDHAIAPFATGPEVGRVMDAMDWPQLPPVDDSWDRPSRAFIASYLLVAAVPVTLFGLLLSGLRRARGDAGLADLLAEPLPWIMAGLALAAVALGTLALFRIFDWRHRRHRLHEGRLLIRRGWWQRKLIVLPLDRIQSIDLTRNVFQRWFGIADLRFGVAGGSGFAAHAVDALPEHEARTLRDALLEPVT, encoded by the coding sequence ATGACCGGGACGGGGGGGACCAGCCAGCTCGAGCCTACCCTCGACACCCCGCTCGCTGCGCCCGAAGAACCCAGACGCGAAAGGCTTCATCCTCTGAGCCTCGTCGCCGGCCTCGGCGCGGTCATCAAGCAGGCCTGGGCCGCGCTGGCCGGCGCGATCTTCTTCATCTCGCAGGGACGCTGGGAAATCGGCATCCTGCTGGTTGCCGCCTCGACGCTCGGCACGCTGGGCGCGATCGCGGTGCGCCTCTTTTCCTTCTCCTACCGCGTCGAGGAGGACGAGATCGACATCGCCAGCGGGGTCCTCAACCGCACCCAGCGCTCGATCCCCTTCGACCGCGTGCAGGACGTCAATATCGAGCAGAACCCCCTCGCCCGCCTCGTCGGCCTTGCGCGGGTAAAGCTCGAGACCGGCGCATCGGCGGGGGCGAAGGACGAGGATGGCGTGCTCGATTCGATCACGCTCGAGCGCGCCGCCGCGCTGCGCGACCGCATCCGCAGCCACCGAGCCGGCCTCGCCCGCCCCGTTACCACCGCCGGCGTCGACCTTCCCGCCGTCGAAGAACAGGCCTCGTCGCCCGTCTTCACGATGGACAGCCGCCGCCTCCTCCTCTTCTCCATGTTCAGCTTCTCGCTGGCCATCGTCGGCGCGCTGTTCGGGATCATGCAGACCTATGGCGATGCGCTCGGCATCGATCCCTTCGACGCTGACTGGTGGCAGTCCAATTTCGAACGCATCGGCTGGCTCGAGCGGCTGGTCATGGCCAACCAGGCCTTCACCGTCCTCCTCGGCCTCGCCACCCTCTTCCTTACCGGCATGGTGACGGGCCTCATCCGCGTCTTCCCCCGCGACTGGGGCTTCCGCCTCGAGCGCACCGAGACCGGTTTCCGCCGCCGCCGCGGCCTGTTCACCCTCACCGACGTCGTCCTGCCCCTGAAGCGCGTGCAGGCCGCCATCATCCGCACCGGCCCCTTGCGCAGCCGCCTCGGCTATTCGGGCCTGTCGATCCAGAGCCTCGCGCGCGACAGCGGAGCGGGCGGCGACCATGCGATCGCGCCCTTCGCCACCGGCCCCGAAGTAGGCCGCGTCATGGACGCGATGGACTGGCCGCAGCTCCCCCCTGTCGACGACAGCTGGGACCGCCCGAGCCGCGCCTTCATCGCCAGCTACCTCCTCGTCGCTGCCGTCCCCGTCACCCTCTTCGGGCTGCTCCTCTCGGGGCTGCGGCGCGCGCGCGGCGATGCGGGGCTGGCCGACCTTCTCGCCGAGCCACTGCCGTGGATCATGGCGGGACTGGCGCTCGCCGCGGTCGCGCTCGGCACGCTCGCCCTCTTCCGCATCTTCGACTGGCGCCACCGCCGCCACCGCCTCCACGAGGGCCGCCTGCTGATCCGCCGCGGCTGGTGGCAGCGCAAGCTCATCGTCCTGCCGCTCGACCGCATCCAGTCGATCGATTTGACACGCAACGTCTTCCAGCGATGGTTCGGCATTGCCGACCTGCGCTTCGGTGTCGCGGGCGGCAGCGGTTTTGCCGCCCATGCGGTCGACGCCCTTCCCGAACATGAAGCGCGCACGCTGCGCGATGCTCTCCTGGAGCCGGTGACATGA
- a CDS encoding PH domain-containing protein, whose translation MTEATLQTDSDLPASFDPDRAALPEGMSPVETAHKWGLRLRMGGLWLPLLVGALVIDNFLLENAPFRGALSGIVAVLAIAAVIVGPQRIWRRLGYALGEKSLRIVRGWLFHVDTVVPFVRVQHIDVARGPVDKLVGTASLIVHTAGTHNSVVTLPGLAPERAKELRDTIRAQIKTDWQ comes from the coding sequence ATGACCGAGGCTACCCTCCAGACCGATTCCGATCTTCCCGCCAGTTTCGATCCCGACCGCGCGGCACTGCCCGAGGGCATGTCGCCGGTCGAGACGGCGCATAAGTGGGGCTTGCGCCTGCGCATGGGGGGCCTGTGGTTGCCGCTCCTCGTCGGGGCGCTGGTGATCGACAATTTCCTGCTCGAGAACGCGCCCTTCCGCGGGGCCTTGAGCGGCATCGTCGCGGTTCTCGCCATCGCTGCCGTCATCGTCGGGCCGCAGCGCATCTGGCGCCGCCTCGGCTATGCGCTGGGCGAAAAATCACTGCGCATCGTGCGCGGCTGGCTGTTCCATGTCGACACCGTCGTGCCCTTCGTGCGAGTCCAGCACATCGACGTAGCGCGCGGGCCGGTCGACAAGCTGGTCGGCACCGCCAGCCTGATCGTCCATACCGCGGGAACGCATAACAGCGTGGTCACCCTGCCCGGCCTCGCGCCGGAGCGCGCCAAGGAATTGCGCGACACCATCCGCGCCCAGATCAAGACCGACTGGCAATGA
- the glpX gene encoding class II fructose-bisphosphatase: MTADMNALDRVLVLEMVRVTEAAAIAAAKLVGRGDEKAADAAAVEAMRRALNLLPMEGTVVIGEGERDEAPMLYIGEKVGQAGDNDPKIDIALDPLEGTTITAKAGPNALAVLAIAEHGGLLNAPDVYMQKIAIGPGYPEGTIALEDDVETNITRLAKAKGCAPADINACVLDRPRHRELISELRRLGCGIKLIPDGDVAGVIATTDEDTGVDIYLGTGGAPEGVLAAAALACVGGQIEGKLLFRNDDERARARRWGIDDLDRVYKLEDMAKGDCIFAATGVTDGSLLGGVKVRKGGCLETESIVMRASSGTVRYIRGEHRKGVA; this comes from the coding sequence ATGACCGCCGACATGAATGCCCTCGACAGGGTTCTCGTCCTCGAAATGGTCCGCGTGACCGAAGCCGCCGCCATCGCCGCCGCGAAGCTGGTCGGGCGCGGCGACGAGAAAGCCGCCGACGCCGCCGCCGTCGAGGCGATGCGCCGCGCCTTGAACCTCCTGCCGATGGAAGGCACCGTCGTCATCGGCGAGGGCGAGCGCGACGAAGCGCCCATGCTCTATATCGGCGAGAAGGTCGGTCAGGCTGGCGATAACGATCCGAAAATCGACATCGCGCTCGACCCCCTCGAAGGCACCACCATCACCGCCAAGGCGGGCCCCAATGCGCTCGCGGTGCTCGCCATCGCCGAACATGGCGGCCTCTTGAACGCACCCGACGTCTATATGCAGAAGATCGCCATCGGCCCGGGCTATCCCGAAGGCACGATCGCGCTCGAGGATGATGTCGAGACCAACATCACCCGCCTTGCAAAGGCCAAGGGCTGCGCGCCCGCCGACATCAACGCCTGCGTGCTCGACCGCCCGCGCCACCGCGAGCTCATCTCCGAGCTGCGCCGCCTCGGTTGCGGCATCAAGCTCATTCCCGACGGCGATGTCGCCGGCGTCATCGCCACCACCGACGAGGATACGGGGGTGGACATCTACCTCGGCACGGGCGGCGCCCCCGAGGGCGTCCTTGCCGCGGCCGCGCTGGCCTGTGTCGGCGGCCAGATCGAGGGCAAGCTCCTGTTCCGCAACGACGACGAGCGCGCCCGCGCGCGGCGCTGGGGCATCGACGACCTCGACCGCGTCTACAAGCTCGAGGACATGGCCAAGGGCGACTGCATCTTTGCCGCCACCGGCGTGACCGACGGCTCGCTCCTCGGCGGCGTCAAGGTTCGCAAGGGCGGCTGCCTCGAGACCGAAAGCATCGTCATGCGCGCCTCCTCGGGCACAGTGCGCTATATCCGCGGCGAGCATCGCAAGGGCGTCGCATAG
- a CDS encoding DUF2721 domain-containing protein yields the protein MIEPNDVTSLGQTIELAIAPVFLLVAAGGFLNVLAGRLHRIVDRARSRGQILIEATGHQHQSIQQELRAIDRRIGLVNAAIGLVVLAAVLICLVVILMFAAKMTDVILFDVISGLFALAMISIAAGFTLFLIETRIASRWIHVSSDLLEHRVMMDEMGD from the coding sequence ATGATCGAACCCAATGACGTCACCTCGCTCGGCCAGACGATCGAGCTGGCCATCGCGCCCGTCTTCCTGCTCGTTGCCGCGGGCGGGTTTCTCAACGTGCTCGCGGGCCGCCTCCACCGCATCGTCGACCGCGCCCGCTCGCGCGGCCAGATCCTGATCGAGGCGACCGGCCACCAGCACCAGTCGATCCAGCAGGAACTGCGCGCCATCGACCGCCGCATCGGGCTCGTCAACGCCGCCATCGGCCTCGTCGTCCTCGCAGCGGTGCTCATCTGCCTCGTCGTCATCCTGATGTTCGCGGCCAAGATGACCGACGTCATCCTCTTCGACGTCATCTCGGGCCTGTTCGCGCTGGCGATGATCTCGATCGCGGCGGGCTTCACCCTGTTCCTCATCGAGACCCGCATCGCGAGCCGCTGGATCCACGTCTCGAGCGACCTGCTCGAGCACCGCGTCATGATGGACGAGATGGGCGACTAG
- a CDS encoding L,D-transpeptidase family protein has translation MTAIRFLALALPLGLAACASTPAPEPAPVVIAAPEPEPFVMPEGYRWSHGHGPAGHEAMVETFGVTEIAANEFVWADTLPAEGEPRVIVDLKTQMTYAYKGDTLVGAASVSTGKEGKETQLGFWPILAKHRDYRSRKYNNAPMPFFQRMDNFGIGLHGGHNPGHAASHGCIRLPVPFAEKLFALTEIGTEVVVEG, from the coding sequence ATGACCGCCATTCGCTTTCTCGCGCTTGCCCTGCCGCTCGGCCTCGCCGCCTGTGCCTCGACCCCCGCGCCCGAACCCGCGCCCGTCGTGATTGCCGCGCCCGAACCCGAGCCCTTCGTCATGCCCGAAGGCTATCGCTGGAGCCACGGCCACGGCCCCGCGGGCCACGAGGCGATGGTCGAGACCTTCGGCGTGACCGAAATCGCGGCCAACGAGTTCGTCTGGGCCGACACCCTCCCCGCCGAGGGCGAGCCGCGCGTCATCGTCGATCTCAAGACGCAGATGACCTACGCCTACAAGGGCGACACGCTGGTCGGTGCCGCCTCGGTGTCGACCGGCAAGGAAGGCAAGGAGACCCAGCTCGGTTTCTGGCCGATCCTCGCCAAGCACCGCGACTATCGGAGCCGCAAGTATAACAATGCGCCCATGCCCTTCTTCCAGCGAATGGACAATTTCGGCATCGGCCTGCACGGCGGGCACAACCCCGGCCATGCCGCGAGCCACGGCTGCATCCGCCTGCCCGTCCCCTTCGCCGAGAAGCTGTTCGCGCTGACCGAGATCGGCACCGAGGTCGTCGTCGAGGGCTGA
- a CDS encoding LL-diaminopimelate aminotransferase, which produces MSEYYRIERLPPYVFAEVNRMKAKARAAGVDIVDLGMGNPDGAPPQHVIDKLCEVARKPDAHRYSASAGIKGLRKAQADYYARRFGVSLDPDSEVCVTLGSKEGFANLAQAITAPGDVVLTPNPSYPIHHFGFIIAGAAIRSIPAAPGPDFFDKLEKAMRYSVPRPKVLVIGYPSNPTAQVVGLDFYAGIVAFAKEAGLKVISDLAYAEIYYGDTPTPSILQIDGAKDLAVEFTSMSKTYSMAGWRMGFAVGNPDMIAALKRVKSYLDYGAFTPIQAAAVAALNGPQDIVEQNRQLYRKRRDVMVESFARAGWDIPVPEASMFAWAPIPERFRGMGSLGFAKHAMEVAHVAVAPGIGFGEEGEGYVRLALVENEQRLRQAARGIKKMMED; this is translated from the coding sequence ATGTCCGAATATTATCGCATCGAGCGCCTGCCGCCCTACGTCTTTGCCGAAGTAAACAGGATGAAGGCCAAGGCGCGCGCCGCGGGCGTGGATATCGTCGACCTCGGCATGGGCAATCCCGACGGGGCGCCGCCGCAACATGTCATCGACAAGCTGTGCGAGGTGGCGCGCAAGCCCGACGCGCACCGCTATTCGGCCAGCGCGGGGATCAAGGGGCTGCGCAAGGCCCAGGCCGACTATTACGCCCGCCGCTTCGGGGTCAGCCTCGATCCCGACAGCGAGGTCTGCGTGACCTTGGGCTCGAAGGAGGGTTTCGCCAATCTCGCGCAGGCGATCACCGCGCCCGGCGATGTGGTCCTCACCCCCAACCCGAGCTACCCGATCCATCATTTCGGCTTCATCATTGCGGGCGCCGCGATCCGCTCCATTCCCGCCGCGCCCGGCCCCGACTTCTTCGACAAGCTCGAAAAGGCGATGCGCTATTCGGTGCCGCGTCCCAAGGTGCTGGTGATCGGCTATCCGTCCAACCCCACCGCGCAGGTCGTCGGGCTCGACTTTTACGCCGGCATCGTCGCCTTCGCCAAGGAGGCCGGCCTCAAGGTCATCTCCGACCTTGCCTATGCCGAAATCTATTATGGCGACACGCCCACCCCCTCGATCCTCCAGATCGACGGCGCCAAGGACCTCGCGGTCGAGTTCACCTCCATGTCCAAGACCTATTCGATGGCGGGCTGGCGCATGGGCTTCGCGGTCGGCAACCCCGACATGATCGCCGCGCTAAAGCGGGTGAAGAGCTATCTCGACTATGGCGCCTTCACGCCCATCCAGGCCGCCGCGGTCGCCGCGCTCAACGGCCCGCAGGACATCGTCGAACAGAACCGGCAGCTCTATAGGAAACGCCGCGACGTGATGGTCGAGAGCTTCGCCCGCGCCGGCTGGGACATCCCCGTGCCGGAGGCCAGCATGTTCGCCTGGGCCCCCATTCCCGAACGCTTCCGCGGCATGGGCAGCCTCGGCTTTGCCAAGCATGCGATGGAGGTTGCCCATGTCGCCGTGGCACCGGGCATCGGCTTCGGCGAGGAAGGCGAAGGCTATGTGCGCCTCGCCCTCGTCGAGAACGAACAGCGCCTCCGCCAGGCCGCGCGCGGCATCAAGAAAATGATGGAAGATTAA